In one Sulfuricella sp. genomic region, the following are encoded:
- a CDS encoding DUF3579 domain-containing protein: MTPASTIIIQGLTLNGRTFRPSDWAERLSGVMSTVGGDRRMSYSPYVKPLTYEGVKSVAIEKKLQEVDARAFEFLLNFAKDNGLQVLEESSART; encoded by the coding sequence ATGACCCCGGCTTCAACCATAATTATTCAAGGCCTCACCCTGAATGGGCGAACTTTTCGCCCAAGCGATTGGGCTGAGCGCCTGTCGGGGGTGATGTCTACCGTCGGCGGCGATCGCCGCATGAGCTATTCGCCCTATGTAAAACCACTGACTTACGAAGGAGTTAAATCCGTCGCCATCGAAAAAAAACTTCAGGAGGTGGATGCACGCGCCTTTGAGTTTCTGCTCAATTTTGCAAAAGACAACGGATTACAAGTACTCGAAGAAAGCAGCGCCCGCACTTAA